A part of Aegilops tauschii subsp. strangulata cultivar AL8/78 chromosome 2, Aet v6.0, whole genome shotgun sequence genomic DNA contains:
- the LOC109750543 gene encoding protein STAY-GREEN LIKE, chloroplastic, producing MHVQGSEWERATCDPLAWSPPLRRPQPWKNTRGKRQPWIAAHPIHLSLSLVQLRQQPRTSLSLTSCAKHAAPPATGGGGGGEGVWAGGRSEQQREEAAAGCHGEQGLVVDARFPMASRSAALCFSAAVTSTTATGGGGGRGRSRRRFLVVCCDGGRRSDLLSSSLAAKVLGAPTTFDAAKLTVQYAGAGEAFPRAYTLSHCDFTANLTLAVSETITSEQLRRWGWRRDDVFAEWKEMTCTGGPGGGEMTLHLHCHVSGPNPLQELAAGFRYYVFSKELPLVLKAVVHGDAALFAARPELMDARVWVHFHSSSRKYNRIECWGALREATKRSLLDGGLVDELQSEITERRRTWNIFNTLVSFLL from the exons ATGCATGTGCAAGGCAGCGAATGGGAGCGCGCCACGTGTGATCCCTTGGCGTGGAGCCCGCCGCTGCGTCGTCCACAGCCATGGAAAAATACTAGGGGCAAGCGGCAGCCATGGATTGCTGCCCACCCAatccacctctctctctctctcgtgcaGCTCAGGCAGCAGCCACGTACATCCCTCTCTCTCACTTCTTGTGCCAAGCACGCGGCACCACCAGccaccggaggaggaggaggaggagaaggagttTGGGCGGGCGGCCGGTCGGAGCAGCAGCGGGAGGAGGCGGCTGCAGGATGCCACGGCGAGCAGGGGCTTGTTGTTGATGCGAGATTCCCAATGGCGTCGCGCAGCGCCGCGCTCTGCTTCTCCGCCGCCGTCACCAGCACCACGgccaccggcggcggcggcggcaggggcagGAGCCGGAGGCGCTTCTTGGTCGTCTGCTGCGACGGCGGCCGGAGATCCGACCTGCTCTCTTCCTCCCTC GCGGCCAAGGTGCTGGGCGCGCCGACGACCTTCGACGCGGCGAAGCTGACGGTGCAGTACGCCGGCGCCGGTGAGGCGTTCCCGAGGGCCTACACGCTGAGCCACTGCGACTTCACCGCGAACCTGACGCTGGCGGTGTCGGAGACCATCACGAGCGAGCAGCTGCGGCGGTGGGGGTGGCGGCGCGACGACGTCTTCGCCGAGTGGAAGGAGATGACCTGCACCGGCGGGCCGGGCGGAGGGGAGATGACGCTGCACCTGCACTGCCACGTCAGCGGGCCGAACCCGCTGCAGGAGCTGGCCGCCGGGTTCCGCTACTACGTCTTCTCCAAGGAGCTGCCGCTGGTGCTCAAGGCCGTGGTGCACGGTGACGCCGCCCTCTTCGCCGCCCGGCCCGAGCTCATGGACGCCAGGGTGTGGGTGCACTTCCACTCCTCCTCCCGCAAGTACAACCGCATCGAGTGCTGGGGCGCCCTCCGCGAGGCCACCAAG AGGAGTCTGCTGGACGGGGGGCTCGTCGACGAGCTCCAGAGCGAGATCACCGAGAGACGAAGGACATGGAACATATTCAACACCCTCGTCTCGTTTCTGCTATGA